CAGTGCGATTGCCAGGAGCAGTCATGATCATCGTCGAGGATTCCCGTTTGGAGGAGTGCCCGCGCGGGGCGAGAGCCGAAGACACCGGACGACACCGTCGACGCATCAGTCGATGTTGACGATGTCGCCGTCCTGGGAACCGCACAGCGATGCCCACGTGCTGTAGTCGACCGACGGGCTGGTGAACCGCACCGATCCGTCGCCGTACAGCGTGCCGATCAGGTTCGCCGCGTGCATGCTGCTCGGACGGCCGGCTCCCTTGCCGTAGCCCTTGCCGTTGGGGCCGCAGTTGTCGGTGGCGGCATTCCCGCAGCAGTTGGGATTGGTGGCATCGGGGCAGAACCCGAAGCTCGACGTGAACGGGGCGTGACCCCACGACATCGCGCCCCAGCCCTGCGGGGTGAAGCCCGACATGAATCCGCCGGCACTTTCCTGCATGAAGATCGTCTTGCTCGTGCCGTCGGTGACGGTGGCGATCTTCATTCCGACCGCGGGCACCTTGAGATACATGCCAGGGCTGGTCGTGGAGGAGGTGTTGGTCTTGTCGCTGTACTGGAACGGTCCGAGGTACTGGCGATAGGCCATGTCGTGGATGTAGCCACGGTTGTAGAGATAGTCGGTCAGGGCGAGGCCGTTGACCGCCGTCGGATTGCTGGCCGTGGTGTAGTAGTAGGTCGTCAGCGCCAGCGCACCGGTGGCGACGCCGGTCACGCTGCCACGGAAATCGACGTTGCCGAAGCCGTGGGTCGTGATCTGGACGACGTTCACGATGCTGCCCGGGCTGCTCGCAGCCATGCCCGACGGGCAGAGCCAGGTGTTGATGCCGGGCTTGGCGACGCCGAAGCGCCCCTGCGGGGGCG
The Planctomycetota bacterium genome window above contains:
- a CDS encoding DUF1559 domain-containing protein → MRPPPPACLSTTHRNTCAALRRCDCPGPRGGFTLVELLVVIAIIGTLVGLLLPAVQAAREAARRSQCSNNLKQLGLGVLNHESTRKTLPPGTDQRMNGMHWRLLPFMEETAAATSFDNGEYGTGASWWASGVAWNVPRAATPPQGRFGVAKPGINTWLCPSGMAASSPGSIVNVVQITTHGFGNVDFRGSVTGVATGALALTTYYYTTASNPTAVNGLALTDYLYNRGYIHDMAYRQYLGPFQYSDKTNTSSTTSPGMYLKVPAVGMKIATVTDGTSKTIFMQESAGGFMSGFTPQGWGAMSWGHAPFTSSFGFCPDATNPNCCGNAATDNCGPNGKGYGKGAGRPSSMHAANLIGTLYGDGSVRFTSPSVDYSTWASLCGSQDGDIVNID